Proteins encoded within one genomic window of Rhododendron vialii isolate Sample 1 chromosome 1a, ASM3025357v1:
- the LOC131308584 gene encoding protein LIFEGUARD 4-like has translation MYRKIDVESGSSTAPLYPMMLESPELRWAFIRKIYSIVTVQLLLTIAVAAVVVAVEPISVFFATTYTGLALYIVLIITPFIVLWPLAYHYKRHPVNYFLLAIFTVSLAFAVGLSCAFTSGKVILEAAILTAGVVVSLTLYTFWAARKGHDFGFLGPFLSGAIFVLILFSVIQIFFPLGQISVMIYGFLAAIIFCGYIVYDTDNLIKRYSYDDYIWASVSLYLDIINLFMALLTIFRAVD, from the exons ATGTATCGGAAAATAGATGTGGAGTCGGGGTCGTCTACTGCGCCGCTGTACCCGATGATGCTGGAGAGCCCGGAGCTCCGCTGGGCATTCATTCGCAAGATTTACTCCATCGTCACCGTCCAATTGCTCCTCACCATCGCGGTTGCCGCCGTCGTCGTCGCCGTTGAACCTATTTCCGTCTTCTTCGCCACCACTTACACGGGCTTGGCCCTCTATATCGTGCTCATCATCACGCCCTTCATTG TGTTGTGGCCGTTGGCCTACCATTACAAACGACACCCAGTGAACTATTTCCTCCTTGCCATTTTTACTGTTTCCTTGGCTTTTGCTGTGGGATTGTCGTGCGCTTTTACCAGTG GGAAGGTAATCTTGGAAGCTGCGATCCTAACAGCTGGGGTGGTTGTAAGTCTCACCTTGTACACGTTCTGGGCTGCAAGGAAAGGCCATGATTTCGGTTTCCTAGGGCCCTTCTTGTCTGGTGCTATTTTTGTGCTTATTCTCTTTTCTGTCATTCAG ATATTCTTTCCCCTGGGTCAGATCTCGGTTATGATCTATGGGTTTCTGGCTGCAATCATATTCTGTGGGTACATCGTGTACGACACAGACAACCTGATTAAGCGCTACTCCTATGACGACTACATTTGGGCTTCAGTGTCGCTGTATCTGGATATCATCAATCTCTTCATGGCATTGTTGACTATCTTCAGAGCTGTAGATTGA
- the LOC131325650 gene encoding protein LIFEGUARD 4-like yields MWRVPYRKVDLEAGATPLYPTMLERPELRWSFIRKVYSILTFQLLFTVAVSAVVVKVRPVALFFATTPDGLALYILLLCTPFILLYPLSYYHHKHPVNYFLLGLFTVCVSFAIGLTSAFTDGRVILEAVILTAGVAVGLTLYTFWAAKRGYDFNFLGPFLSGAIFVVILFCLLQIFLPLGKISVMVYGFIAAIVFCGYIIYDTDNLIKRYSYDEYIWASVALYLDIINLFLSLLTIFRAADR; encoded by the exons ATGTGGCGAGTACCATACCGGAAGGTTGATTTGGAGGCGGGAGCGACGCCGCTGTACCCGACGATGCTGGAGAGACCCGAGCTCCGGTGGTCCTTCATTCGCAAGGTTTATTCCATATTGACATTTCAGTTGCTGTTCACTGTTGCAGTTTCTGCCGTCGTTGTCAAAGTCCGCCCTGTCGCGCTCTTCTTCGCCACCACTCCCGACGGCCTGGCTCTCTACATCTTACTCCTTTGCACGCCCTTCATTT TGTTGTACCCGTTGTCCTACTATCACCACAAACACCCGGTGAACTACTTTCTCCTTGGGCTGTTTACTGTTTGCGTTTCTTTCGCAATCGGATTGACTTCTGCTTTTACCGACG GGAGGGTAATTCTCGAAGCAGTGATCCTAACAGCCGGGGTGGCCGTTGGTCTCACTTTGTACACGTTCTGGGCCGCCAAGAGAGGCTACGACTTCAATTTTCTAGGGCCCTTCTTGTCCGGTGCCATTTTCGTGGTTATTCTCTTTTGTCTCCTTCAG ATTTTCCTTCCCCTGGGTAAGATCTCAGTTATGGTCTATGGATTTATAGCAGCGATTGTGTTCTGCGGGTATATCATATACGACACAGACAACCTGATTAAGCGTTACTCGTACGATGAATACATTTGGGCTTCGGTGGCGCTGTATCTAGATATCATCAACCTCTTCCTGTCATTGTTGACCATTTTCAGAGCCGCGGATCGTTAG